The following DNA comes from Camelina sativa cultivar DH55 chromosome 14, Cs, whole genome shotgun sequence.
aatttttttttctttaaatgattataaaatttacTATCCTGTTGTATTACTAATCAACACGAAATTACAAATGTTACTAATCGGCAAataatgaaggaaaaaaagatttagTCTCTATGAATACCAACCTCTAAATAACTAAACTATGTGGATGTATAaacgttttttgttttcctataaatattaAGTCTTTTGATATTAAAGTAACAACAGGGAGTATATAAGAAAAAGCTAAAAATGATGTTGAAAATGATTTTCGAAATTTTCTTTCTCAAGGTGCCATGCTAATATGCTATGAATATTTCTTCTAAAAGTAggttaaaaattatatactatacCCCATACATGATAATCTTATTTAGCACGCAAAACTATCATGAATCGATATAAGCAATGATTATAAAGATCAGCATCTTAAGGAATGCTATAAAAAAATACCGGAGCATGATTGGGTTTTAATCATTGCTCTATGCATGCTTGTTCTTAGGCCCTCACGCCCTATGCATCATTATTCTCATGTTacatttttcttggtaaaagcatctatttctttttgtaatgacAGAAGAAAGCATATATCTTTTCATGAACACTAAACAgtagaaaaaataagaaaagagcCGAAGTGCATAAGAAAAGGTGAGTAACCAGGCCATTACTGGAATTGTATATCCAACATCAATACATGATCTTAAACCAAATAAAGCCCGAGTTTTGGGGTGATTAACTAATTTTGAACGATTagagaaaatttatattactataAAGTTAACTCTCAATTGACTGTGAAAAAATTGACAAcgtaaaataccaaaaaaagaagaagtgaaaaaaaaaaaaaaaaaaaaaNaaaaagaagaagaagtgaaagatGGTTGGAAGTGTCAAGTGGTGCGTGGGACTTCACTTGGACTGACGCACGCGCACCATTCGCTTCCTTCCAAACTTACTGATTGGATATTACATTAACAAATGGGTCCAACTCGTTTTATATTACGACACGTTGACCCCACTACTTATGCTCCTTCCTCCACTGccttattttttccttttttctctcgTATATGCTACACGAATAAGATGAACTTTGATTTGTAACTTTAGGTTTAAAAGTTACTATATATCACAAGAGCTCAGAGAACGAGCATATGAAGAATACTTCCTTAAATACACAAAGCTAACGCATGTCAATTTTACACGTCATTGCACTTCGAATTCTACCTTGTTTATGTATCTTTTTCCCAATATCTAGCTAAACCGTGATGATCTTGTGGCTGGATTTAAATGCACAAATAACCACGAGTATAATTCATTATACAAATAAGCTTGACCTTCTCTTCTTTACTAGAAGTTTGCACTAGACCCAAAAGGAGATATAAAGCATATactatatttatactaatatttaaaaatatataaaaacaaaaataaacaaaagaaaagtctcCACTCTCCATTACCACCACCACCTATACATATATGCCATTCAAACCTACtcttttccttcaccaaaaacAAACTCAATATTCACTTCTTTAATTTCACTCTCAAGTTTCAGCTTAGCtttcaaacagagaaaacacaaatcatgaGAACAATGGTTGATTTAGGAAAGCAAAGAGATCATCACTATCATCACATGCAAATCATAACCACTCCAACCACCGTAGATTGTGCCCGTGAATTCCGTCTCCGACGAACTCTCCGATCACTCATCGAATGCATGCTCCCATACTGTTGCACTTACCAACAACCACCTTCTCCTTCACACCAAAACGACACCGTCTCAGtgtcttcttctacttcctcctcttcctcttcagaccactcatcctcatcctcctcctcctcccataGCAACAGCATCGTAAGTGGAACTTTCTTCGGCCACCGTCGTGGTCGAGTAAGCTTCTGCCTTCAAGACTCAACCGCCGTGGGATCTTCACCGCTTCTCCTCCTCGAGCTAGCTGTTCCCACGGCGGCTTTAGCCAAAGAAATGGACGAGGCAGGTGTTCTACGCATAGCCCTCGAGTGTGACCGTCGTAGAAGCAGCAACAGTCGGTCGTCTTCGATCTTTGATGTTCCTGTGTGGTCGATGTGTTGCAACGGAAGAAAAATGGGATTTGCCGTGAGGAGAAAGGTAACTGAGAACGACGCCGTTTTCTTGAGGATGATGCAGTCTGTATCAGTCGGAGCCGGAGTTGTGCCGTTGGAAGAGGAGGAACAGACGCTGTATTTGAGGGCGAGGTTTGAGCGAGTCACTGGTTCGAGTGACTCAGAATCGTTTCATATGATGAATCCGGGCGGTAGTTATGGACAAGAGCTTAGTATATTTCTTTTGAGATCGTGATATTAAGTACGGTGGCCTATACTATAATAAGGTTCTTGTCATGTTcgttttttttattcctataaTTGTACATTTTAAACTTAAGTCATCAAAAGAGTGATATATGCAGTTTTATCATGTTTGCCCTAAAACAAATAATGGGTTCTCCAGATAGGGAATTAGGGATACCGCACATAAGATACTCGccgatatattttttaaatatcttcaAGAACAATTAAACCGAGCTATCAATCCTACGCAATGTCGGATACAAAATACTACTATAGTGctttaccaaaagaaaatataaaggaaaataaTACAGTGGTGGTTTTATGCTTTTGGCAGAGGGAATGAAAGTAAGTAATGACACatatagtttttgttatttttctgaACACTACACATATAATGTAAATATAGACTACAATATGGACTATATTTTGGTAAGTTGATTAAAAGGGAGAGATGGTCGACAGTTCTTAACTCTAGTATTTCTTAATTAGTATTTTGTTGGCTAATAGATCAGACAGACGAATTTTGGTTCGATATATTTTCGTCAAGACAGATAATGATAggatatacattttaatttatctaaGCGCATATCCTCGTATTTAGtttaacaatacaaaaaaatattcaccaATGGCTGAACTAATAGCGTTCGGCTGGATTTTATCATTTATGAATATGTAATTCTTCCAAAACCCCAAGGGACCATCGGGATGTCAATTGCACGTATATACGGTGCATCGTGGACCTCCATGCTAAAGTAATGTGCGACTGCGACCAAACAGGATCGTGGATCTTGGTTTTAGCTTCGGTGTCTAGTTCGGTTCCAAATCAGTGCCACGCGGTAggacatctttttaaaaaaaaaaaaattataacaaacaaaaaaaagattttgtctCTTTGATCGCACCGAATTATGCATCTCCCCGTCACTCGACTCATTCCCTTTTATGTTTTGGATACAATAATTTAAGATTCTATTGGAATAACAAAACCCTTATAATAAACACGCACGCACGCTCTAGTTTGATTTAATATTGCGTTGTGTTGTTCGAGAGTAAAGCCACGAATAAAAGTCATACATTCAATCATGGAATTGTTGTCCTACGGAACACTCCCAATTCAATATTCACACATAAtactatagaaaaaaaaaattatagagacACCTTCGTTGATAGGTATCTTGAGATACATTCACCGTACCAGAATACTGACTAATTTTtctagaaaaaatattattatgaaacTTCCATCAATTCTATAGAAAGAAGAAGCCCACGTCCCAGAAAATGACAGAGGCATGCAAAATCGTGATATCCAGCAAGGTATATGAGGCACTTATAATCTTATTGATATGTTCTTTTGTCCCCTTTTTATGTGAAATAGTACTGtcgtttgatttttcttgttctccattatagattctcaaaatctgcaaaatcttgttttttgtaatatgtatgattttaaataaagagacagttaaataaaaaaaaaagagaaggagaggaATGGGTGATGCACACGAGGGTCGATATTAATCCTAACATAGAGACATAGTTGGCTCCACAACCATCTCCTTTAGTCTTCTGTCATTCACGTGCACTTTCAACCCCCACGGTTCCCTCTTTGTATTGTTTAGATGCAATGTAATGAATATTTCCATGTAAATGATTTCCCCATTGTTCATAAGATGGGATCTTATAAGAGAAGTATAAGAAAACTCATACTATTTCCGATCATCCATTGTGCTGCCAGTAAATCCTGAAATTCATTTCAATTAGTAAAACAATTCAAATAGAAATATATGACAGTTGCACATATTTGATTTGTAATCACTACAGGTGTGCTACTAATCTTTAATCCTCGATTACCATGTACTATAGTATTAAGTTCTACCAACTTTATTAGtcaattacatttttaattacatatttcaaaatccaaacaGGTTTCGAACTATGATTTATCCCTTATAAAAAACTTCAGGTAGAAGACGAATCAATTTACCAACAATATTAAGGAAACGAATAACACATATCACAGAACACAATTATCTAATTATATCACAATATCAATTTTATTcgatacaataaaaaaattagatattgataagattgctttcttttctttttttttttttttttcaccaattttATATCATGATTGATAGAGAGATACGAATAAGAATAATTCTAAATTCTTAAATGGTGACGGAGAAAGGCAATGTTTGGCCCAGCACGGCTAACCATTTCTTTTCGTTTGTCATATTTGCCGGCTCCaaattgttgaaataacttatAAAAACCACCCATTTGCATCTTATAGTCAAAAGACTCGAAGGAAAAGGAAGTAAAGATAAAGAGTCCGATTATTTCAAGAACCTATAATAATAGTAATCCGATTTATGGTCGGAGTGTAGCCTACTATTTTTGGTAAGAGTTATTCGTCTACATCTAGCCCTTTGCCCATAACcttaaaaagtaacaaaacgtTAGTAAAGTAGAAAACTTAGAACAGTAACGTATGACGCGAGAGAAAGCCCGTTTGCAATATATGAGCCCAAAATTTAGAGCCGAGTCAGTTAGGCCCCGTTTGCTCATCTTTTACTCAACGAGTTGTCCTTGTAATATCCCAAAATCTACACTATGAAGGTCAGAAGAACTCAGGAGTCTCTTATGAATGATAGTAACCAATATGATGAAGTCAGAACAGAAATGAAAAAAGGAATGAATGATACGTACCCCAAATTCGATTAAATTGCGCATAGGAAGCTACACCTCTTAAATTGAGTCGAAAAAAATCCACATTTTGTTCACATTGATATTTAATGAGACAAGAGTGGTGCCAAAAACTGGAGGCATTTATTGGTCTGACTCAATCGGACCACGTCGAAAATGAAACTCGATTTGGAAGTTTATGTcaaatttgtaataatattttccCTCATTATCACGCCAGtctatttttattcatttatctCTTCTTATCCAAGTAATTCTATCTGTCTTCTTCTATACAAAACGACCCAAATCAGATACACAAAGAGACACTATTTCCACTTTCACCATCTtctatcaaaaacaaaattcgcAATTTTATTGTTATATACTTTATATCTATCTGTCCATTTTACATTATgtacgattttttttcttctatttctttcatttttttccttattaacATAATTACAATTTACTATATAATGTACATGCGTCCTTAAATTTAATATAGTTgagtcttatatatatattttttaactctatttttagacatgttttttttcctaagccaaggacttacatttattttattctaaatggAATGGTAAAAAGAAGTCTTATATGGATTTCTCATTTATGTGAccacaaaatatttgttactaTTTTATGTCCCATTGTCAACTCTTTTATGGATCGTGTTAAAATTGTCCCCACTTCCTTAGTTGTTTTGAGATCGACTGCAttaattgcttcttctttcttttctttacatgtttttattttatcttatttctTCAAGGCATTTTACGATCGAATAGTTCATAGAACCAAgtagataaataaacaaaaataatgcaaaaactatactactatatagtataaattaGCAAATATATCCTTGTGTTTTCAAATAATTGATGCATTCAcgtattaattattaaaatattaatactaGTACTAATTATTGCATTATATTCAGAGTAGTTGAGTTCTGAGCACTGAACAAGTGAGTGTTTACGAGTGTACTAgtatgaaatattattaatactagtaattattacaaaatgtcattaatagaggaaatattattaaatgataattctattaattaattattagaataataataaaacttggGATACTCTCTCTCAGTCTGAAGTCCCGGGAAAAATGTCGGTATCACTTTCCTGATGTTCTCGCTCATTTACCCGGAAAGTTacgagagaaaagaaaaaacaaaattttatttgtttcggCAAAGTTTTGGAGTCACACTAACATAATAACAAGCATATAAAcgacaaagccaaaaaaaaaccaaccaaaaNAAAAAGACTGGAGCTTTTTCGAGATATGCTCTTTGAGTTGAGAGTTTGAGACGACGTCTCAAAGGAAGATACTTTTGATGGGCTGTCTTAGTTTTTATTATCCCTAAGTACTTGTTAGTAATATTCTCTGATGAGTTTCTACAAACagacaagaaagaaaatgatgGGTCTTTGTTCTCCTTCACCttcctcatctccttcttctcacgattgttcttcatcttctcctagGTAAAACCACAATTAATTTACACTTTCTCTGTCCCTTTCTTCTGCAACTTGAaatcaaatttgttaaaaatgggTTTTTGTCTCACAGGAACTcggagaagaagcagaaggtgATTGTTGCATCATCACCTTCAAGATTCTCTACCTACACTAAACAGGTAGTACTATTTCTGagcttttaaaaaaccaaaactttttttgggggtttctaAAAAGTCACAATTTTCATGGCAGAGTGTGTCGATTGAGAAGAGATTACTAAGTTATCAGGATTCTAATTGCAACGTTATGCCAAAGGTTTGAACTTTATTATAGCTTTGAATGTTCACTTCACATATTGTTTTCGGCAAATGTGTAGCTCTTAATGTTTCTGTAGTCTTCAGAGGATTTGAGAAAGGAGATTGCTTCACTCGAGTTTGAGATTTTGCGCACAGAACAGTACCTGCTCTCTCTTTATAGGACAGCTTTTGATGAGCaagtttcttcgtcttctcctcaCACAGAAACGAGCTTAGTTTCTAATCAGTTTTATCCCAAATCCGAGCAATCAGACGTTACTAGTGTGTTCAGCTACCAATATCAAGCTTCTCCGGCGTCTGAACGTTCCTCTTCGTGTCCTCCTAGGAGTTTCCAAGCCAGCTTAAAAGCTTTGTCTGCAAGGGTAAGTAACACCCATTTTGCATTTTACTTTGGCTTTGTTTAACCAACCTTGTGATGAGTCTAACAAGACTTGATGATGTTTTGAACATTGTGCAGGAGAAGACTAGATACGTTTCTGGTAATCACACTACTCTTGGAGATCTTCTAGGTTCTTCTCANNNNNNNNNNNNNNNNNNNNNNNNNNNNNNNNNNNNNNNNNNNNNNNNNNNNNNNNNNNNATGATGGGTCTTTGTTCTCCTTCaccttcctctccttcttctcacgactgttcttcatcttctccaaggTAAAACCACGATTAATTTACactttctctgtctctttcttctGCAACTTGTAAAATGGGTTTTTGTCTCACATGAACTcggagaagaagcagaaggtgATTGTTGTTGCATCATCACCTTCAAGATTCTTTACCTACACTAAACAGGTACTATTATTTCTGagcttttaaaaaaccaaaactttttttttgggggtttctaAAAAGTCACAATTTTCATGGCAGAATTTATCAATTGAGAAGAGATTACTAAGTTATCAGGATTCTAATTGCAACGTTATGCCAAAGGTTTGAACTTTAATAGCTTTGAATGTTCACTTCAGAGATTGTTTTTGGCAAATGTGTAGCTCttaatgtttatgtttgtttctgtAGTCTTCAGAGGATTTGAGAAAGGAGATTGCTTCACTCGAGTTTGAAATTTTGCGTACAGAACAGTATCTGCTCTCTCTTTATAGGACAGCTTTTGA
Coding sequences within:
- the LOC104740800 gene encoding protein MIZU-KUSSEI 1-like, which encodes MRTMVDLGKQRDHHYHHMQIITTPTTVDCAREFRLRRTLRSLIECMLPYCCTYQQPPSPSHQNDTVSVSSSTSSSSSSDHSSSSSSSSHSNSIVSGTFFGHRRGRVSFCLQDSTAVGSSPLLLLELAVPTAALAKEMDEAGVLRIALECDRRRSSNSRSSSIFDVPVWSMCCNGRKMGFAVRRKVTENDAVFLRMMQSVSVGAGVVPLEEEEQTLYLRARFERVTGSSDSESFHMMNPGGSYGQELSIFLLRS